The following proteins are co-located in the Pseudomonas synxantha genome:
- the gspM gene encoding type II secretion system protein GspM, whose protein sequence is MRRPLTPRERRGGALLILAVVLGAAYWLLIDSWFAGPLRAMGEQAEQLREQQQRYASVLRQGDALREQLERARLDPASSASLLPGDDPDVVAADLMQRLADLINSHANLGGGCTLTQRKPITAEQDDSEPYRQVKVSLTLNCAIEPLTAILHALEYQPPFLFVDELRIRRSKQAPSTGGAGKLTVQLLVRGYLQPARVTP, encoded by the coding sequence ATGCGCCGACCCCTCACACCCCGTGAACGTCGCGGCGGGGCCTTGTTGATTCTCGCCGTGGTGCTCGGTGCGGCCTATTGGCTGTTGATCGACAGCTGGTTTGCCGGGCCGCTGCGGGCCATGGGCGAACAAGCCGAACAATTGCGTGAACAGCAGCAACGCTACGCCAGCGTATTGCGCCAGGGCGATGCGTTGCGCGAGCAGCTTGAGCGGGCGCGGCTAGACCCGGCCAGCAGCGCCAGCCTGTTGCCCGGCGATGATCCCGATGTGGTCGCTGCCGACCTGATGCAGCGCCTCGCCGACCTGATCAACAGCCACGCCAACCTTGGCGGCGGCTGCACCCTGACCCAACGCAAACCCATCACTGCCGAACAGGACGACAGCGAGCCTTACCGCCAGGTCAAGGTCAGCCTCACGCTCAACTGCGCCATCGAACCGCTGACCGCGATCCTGCATGCGCTGGAATATCAGCCGCCGTTTCTGTTTGTCGATGAGCTGCGCATTCGCCGCAGCAAACAGGCGCCGTCCACTGGCGGGGCGGGCAAGCTGACGGTGCAGCTGCTGGTGCGTGGTTACCTGCAACCTGCGCGGGTGACGCCATGA
- the gspD gene encoding type II secretion system secretin GspD: MRTSLFCLATAVSLGGCGSLPDTLDPDADLLHEALQGTGSQRPPPESPVVENPQPATPAPPQRQLIRGNQSFVRQPTAPAKVPEQGGDIVFNFADQPIEAVINSVMGDLLHENYSIAEGVKGNVSFSTSKPVDKQQALSILETLLSWTDNAMIKQGNRYVILPANQAVAGKLVPQMRVAQPSSGLSARLFPLRYISATEMQKLLKPFARENAFLLVDPARNVLSLAGTPEELANYQDTIDTFDVDWLKGMSVAVFGLQRASVAELMPELQAMFGADSGTPLAGMLRFLPVERTNSVVAISSQPEYLSEVGDWIRTIDEGGGNEPQMYVYDVRNMKAADLAKYLRQIYGNGAIKDDTPAKVAPGLRTTTLSSSTSAGLQANTPVPAPEEPEPQSGENTPATPTSDLEAGTRITAQKSSNQLLVRTRPAQWKEIEAAIKRLDNPPLQVQIETRILEVKLTGELDLGVQWYLGRLAGNSTSTTVANASGSQGALGGGGAGLGAADSLFYSFVSSNLQVALHALETNGRTQVLSAPSLVVMNNQPAQIQVGDNIPISQTTVNTGDADTTLSSVEYVQTGVILDVVPRINPGGLVYMDIQQQVSDAENQVGNSDTPVNPRISTRSVSTQVAVQSGQTVLLGGLIKQDNAESVSAVPYLGKIPGLRWLFGNTSKSKDRTELIVLITPRVITSSSQARQVTDDYRQQMQLLRPAQ; the protein is encoded by the coding sequence ATGCGCACTTCGCTGTTTTGCCTGGCCACTGCCGTCTCCCTGGGCGGCTGTGGATCGTTGCCTGATACCCTCGACCCGGACGCCGACCTGCTGCACGAAGCACTGCAGGGTACCGGCTCGCAACGCCCGCCGCCCGAGTCGCCCGTGGTTGAAAACCCGCAGCCGGCCACCCCGGCACCGCCGCAACGCCAGTTGATTCGCGGCAATCAAAGCTTCGTGCGCCAGCCCACCGCGCCCGCGAAAGTGCCGGAGCAGGGCGGCGACATCGTGTTCAACTTCGCCGACCAGCCCATCGAGGCGGTAATCAATAGCGTGATGGGCGACCTGCTGCACGAGAACTACAGCATCGCCGAGGGGGTGAAGGGCAATGTCAGCTTCTCCACCTCCAAACCGGTGGACAAGCAACAGGCGCTGTCGATTCTCGAGACGCTGCTGTCGTGGACCGACAACGCGATGATCAAGCAGGGCAACCGCTACGTCATCCTGCCGGCCAACCAGGCGGTGGCGGGCAAGCTGGTGCCGCAGATGCGCGTGGCGCAACCGTCCAGCGGCCTCTCGGCGCGGCTGTTCCCGCTGCGCTATATCTCCGCCACCGAGATGCAGAAACTGCTCAAGCCGTTTGCCCGAGAGAATGCATTTCTGTTGGTCGACCCGGCACGCAATGTACTGAGCCTGGCCGGCACCCCGGAAGAGTTGGCCAACTACCAGGACACCATCGACACCTTCGACGTCGACTGGCTCAAGGGCATGTCGGTGGCGGTATTCGGCCTGCAACGCGCCTCGGTGGCCGAGCTGATGCCCGAGCTGCAAGCCATGTTCGGCGCCGACAGCGGCACGCCCCTGGCAGGCATGCTGCGCTTCCTGCCGGTCGAGCGCACCAATTCGGTGGTGGCGATCTCTTCCCAGCCCGAGTACCTCAGCGAGGTGGGCGACTGGATTCGCACCATTGACGAGGGCGGCGGCAACGAGCCGCAGATGTATGTGTACGACGTGCGCAATATGAAGGCCGCCGACCTGGCCAAGTACCTGCGGCAGATCTACGGCAACGGCGCGATCAAGGACGACACCCCCGCCAAGGTCGCCCCGGGCTTGCGTACGACTACATTGTCATCGTCCACCAGCGCCGGTTTGCAAGCCAACACTCCTGTGCCAGCCCCCGAGGAGCCCGAGCCGCAGAGCGGCGAGAACACCCCGGCGACCCCCACCAGCGACCTCGAGGCCGGCACCCGCATCACTGCGCAAAAGAGCAGCAACCAACTGCTGGTGCGCACCCGCCCGGCGCAGTGGAAAGAGATCGAAGCGGCGATCAAGCGCCTGGACAACCCGCCGCTGCAAGTGCAGATCGAAACCCGCATCCTCGAGGTCAAGCTTACCGGTGAACTGGACCTGGGCGTGCAGTGGTACCTCGGCCGCCTGGCCGGCAATTCCACCAGCACCACGGTGGCCAATGCTTCCGGCAGCCAGGGCGCACTGGGCGGTGGTGGAGCAGGGCTGGGGGCGGCGGACTCATTGTTCTACTCTTTTGTCAGCTCCAACCTGCAAGTGGCCCTGCACGCCCTGGAAACCAACGGCCGTACCCAGGTGCTGTCGGCGCCGTCGCTGGTGGTGATGAACAACCAGCCGGCGCAGATCCAGGTGGGCGACAACATTCCCATCAGCCAGACCACCGTTAACACCGGTGACGCCGACACCACCCTGAGCAGCGTCGAATATGTGCAGACCGGGGTGATTCTGGACGTGGTGCCGCGCATCAATCCAGGTGGCCTGGTGTACATGGATATCCAGCAGCAGGTCAGCGATGCCGAGAATCAGGTCGGTAATAGCGACACGCCGGTCAACCCGCGGATCTCCACGCGTTCGGTGTCCACCCAGGTGGCGGTGCAGAGTGGGCAGACGGTGTTGCTCGGCGGGTTGATCAAGCAGGACAACGCTGAGAGTGTCAGTGCCGTGCCTTACCTGGGCAAAATCCCGGGGTTGCGCTGGTTGTTTGGCAATACCAGCAAGTCCAAGGACCGTACGGAGTTGATCGTGTTGATCACGCCTCGGGTAATTACCAGCAGCAGCCAGGCGCGGCAGGTGACGGATGACTATCGCCAGCAGATGCAGCTGTTGCGGCCCGCTCAATAA
- a CDS encoding TonB-dependent receptor plug domain-containing protein, whose protein sequence is MKHVLPPTTALALTLLAAATQAQDDSTLSTVVVTGNRGAEQRTVTSSPVPIDVVSAKQLQSTGKPGLMEALSAVIPSLTLPEKTGWDASGIARAPNLRGLSAAEVLVLVNGKRRHTSATLNINGINTGAAPADLDLIPISAIDHVEVLRDGAAAQYGSDAIAGVINVILKADASGTSVTNAGLGYDGKKQTVQQSLNKGFEIGNGGIVQLALDARSQNDDNKASANGYSYEQAYDLAGKSTYGGYGTPKTNLLTLGYNAELPIDDSFSLYSFTTYSRRKAEQGQNFRLPTITNTITTGPNGYPAGYTPTWYIDEDDFQAAFGGKGSVGEWDWDLSTTYGRNEAEQGTTHNQNPSLGEATPNSFTSGTWISTELTTNLDFKRGFDIGLQKPLDLSYGFEHRRDTYEVQAGDYASYANGGYCVAPGNCASSGAQVTNGISAQEQSSASRNSLAGYVDVGFNPLPDWYVGTALRYEHYNQGVGATRSGKLTTRYDFTPQIAVRATVSNGFRAPSLANSLFSARSTTYGVVDGVYQSINYGVLPVGSAAAKALGAEELKPERSTNFSLGLTLTPTERLSFTADAYVINLRDRITLTGTLLGPQVTQVLQNNGVNSISGGQYFINGADTRTKGLDLVSSYNQDLGTFGALKWTAAFNWNQTRILNYKQSTNILGTSFDLMDRQARNLITGVQPTTKLILGGDWSIGRLNLNLALTRYGSYKEVNSSANRDLDRVYSAKWITDLDLGYNLTQDLNIAIGAKNLFDQYPKKQGVPSSTMVASYGTYSPYGFTGGYYYTRLTYAF, encoded by the coding sequence ATGAAGCACGTTCTACCACCCACCACCGCCCTGGCGTTGACCCTGCTGGCCGCAGCGACACAGGCCCAGGACGACAGCACACTCTCCACCGTCGTGGTCACCGGTAACCGTGGCGCCGAGCAGCGCACGGTCACCAGCAGCCCGGTGCCCATTGATGTGGTCAGCGCCAAGCAATTGCAAAGCACCGGCAAGCCCGGGTTGATGGAAGCATTGAGCGCGGTGATCCCATCGCTGACCCTACCGGAAAAAACCGGCTGGGACGCCAGTGGCATCGCACGAGCGCCGAACCTGCGTGGTTTGAGCGCCGCCGAAGTGCTGGTGCTGGTCAACGGCAAGCGCCGCCATACCAGCGCCACCCTGAATATCAACGGTATCAACACCGGTGCGGCACCGGCCGACCTGGACCTGATTCCCATCAGCGCCATCGACCATGTGGAAGTGCTGCGCGATGGCGCCGCCGCCCAGTACGGTTCCGATGCCATCGCCGGGGTGATCAACGTGATCCTCAAGGCCGACGCCAGCGGCACCTCGGTAACGAACGCGGGGCTTGGCTATGACGGCAAGAAGCAGACCGTGCAACAAAGCCTCAACAAGGGCTTCGAGATCGGCAACGGCGGCATCGTGCAGCTGGCCCTGGATGCGCGCAGCCAGAACGACGACAACAAGGCCAGCGCCAACGGCTATAGCTATGAACAAGCCTATGACCTGGCAGGCAAGTCCACCTACGGTGGCTACGGCACGCCCAAGACCAACCTGCTGACCCTGGGCTACAACGCCGAGCTGCCGATTGACGACAGTTTCAGCCTGTACTCCTTCACCACCTACTCGCGACGCAAGGCCGAGCAGGGCCAGAACTTCCGCTTGCCGACCATCACCAACACCATTACTACCGGGCCCAACGGCTACCCGGCCGGGTACACCCCGACCTGGTACATCGACGAGGACGATTTCCAGGCGGCGTTCGGTGGCAAGGGCAGCGTGGGCGAGTGGGACTGGGACCTGTCCACCACCTACGGGCGTAACGAAGCGGAGCAGGGCACCACCCACAACCAGAACCCGTCCCTGGGCGAGGCCACGCCGAACAGCTTCACGTCCGGCACCTGGATTTCCACCGAGTTGACCACCAACCTGGACTTCAAGCGCGGCTTTGATATCGGCCTGCAAAAACCCTTGGACCTGTCCTATGGCTTCGAGCATCGGCGCGACACCTATGAGGTGCAGGCCGGTGACTACGCCTCCTATGCCAACGGCGGCTACTGCGTGGCGCCGGGTAATTGTGCGTCCTCGGGAGCCCAGGTCACCAACGGCATTTCTGCGCAGGAACAAAGCAGCGCCTCGCGCAACAGCCTGGCCGGCTATGTGGACGTGGGCTTCAACCCGTTGCCGGACTGGTATGTCGGCACCGCCCTGCGCTATGAGCATTACAACCAAGGCGTGGGCGCTACCCGCAGCGGCAAGCTGACCACCCGCTACGACTTCACGCCGCAGATCGCGGTGCGTGCCACGGTGAGTAATGGCTTTCGTGCGCCGTCCCTGGCCAACAGTTTGTTCAGTGCGCGCTCTACCACCTACGGCGTGGTGGACGGGGTGTACCAGTCGATCAACTACGGCGTGCTGCCAGTGGGTTCGGCGGCGGCCAAGGCGTTGGGCGCCGAAGAGCTCAAGCCCGAGCGCTCGACCAATTTCAGCCTCGGCTTGACCCTGACCCCCACCGAGCGCCTGAGCTTCACCGCCGATGCCTACGTGATCAACCTGCGCGACCGCATCACCCTCACCGGCACCTTGCTCGGCCCGCAAGTCACCCAGGTGCTGCAGAACAATGGCGTCAACTCCATCTCCGGCGGCCAGTACTTTATCAACGGCGCCGATACCCGCACCAAGGGCCTGGACCTGGTCAGCAGCTACAACCAGGACCTGGGCACGTTCGGCGCCCTGAAATGGACCGCCGCGTTCAACTGGAACCAGACCCGGATCCTCAATTACAAGCAGTCCACCAACATCCTCGGCACTTCCTTTGATCTGATGGACCGCCAGGCGCGCAACCTGATCACTGGCGTGCAGCCCACTACCAAGCTGATCCTCGGCGGCGACTGGAGCATCGGGCGCTTGAACCTCAACCTGGCCCTGACCCGCTACGGCTCCTACAAGGAAGTGAACTCCTCGGCCAACCGCGACCTGGACCGGGTCTACAGCGCCAAATGGATCACCGACCTCGACCTTGGCTACAACCTCACCCAAGACCTGAACATCGCCATCGGCGCCAAGAACCTGTTCGACCAATACCCCAAGAAGCAAGGGGTGCCGAGCAGCACCATGGTCGCCAGCTACGGCACTTATTCGCCCTACGGTTTTACCGGCGGGTATTACTACACCCGGCTGACTTACGCCTTCTAA
- a CDS encoding amino acid ABC transporter permease, translating into MPIVAKPYDLLDEVSVQPLRQRRVATPIKALQVVPARHPWRWAGSIFAALVLLAIVHSLATNPRWEWGVFGQWFFSPSVLRGLGQTLLLTLLSTVFSVILGTALALARLSGSPLLAALAWGYIWFFRSMPALLVLIILYNFAYLYDHILLGVPFTDLVFAQWSTVDVLSQFTVAVLGLSLMQAAYAAEIIRGGLIGVEAGQHEAAAALGLPASRRIFRIILPQALRSILPSGFNEIIGLVKGTSIVYVLALPELFYTVQVIYNRTQAVIPLLIVATVWYLIITTVLTSAQYYVERHFARGTARVLPPTPLQRLRRWFKEKAHG; encoded by the coding sequence ATGCCCATTGTTGCCAAACCCTACGACCTGCTCGATGAGGTCAGCGTCCAACCGCTGCGTCAGCGCCGTGTCGCCACGCCGATCAAGGCGCTGCAAGTAGTGCCCGCCCGACATCCCTGGCGCTGGGCCGGGTCGATCTTCGCCGCGCTGGTGCTGCTGGCCATCGTGCATTCCCTGGCCACCAACCCGCGCTGGGAATGGGGCGTGTTCGGCCAGTGGTTCTTCTCGCCGTCAGTGCTGCGCGGGCTGGGGCAGACGCTGTTGCTGACCCTGCTGAGCACTGTGTTCAGCGTCATTCTTGGCACGGCGCTGGCCCTGGCGCGGCTGTCGGGTTCGCCGTTGCTGGCCGCATTGGCCTGGGGCTATATCTGGTTTTTCCGCTCGATGCCGGCGCTGCTGGTGCTGATCATCCTCTACAACTTTGCCTACCTGTATGACCACATCCTGCTCGGTGTGCCGTTTACCGACCTGGTGTTCGCGCAATGGTCGACGGTGGATGTGCTCAGCCAATTCACCGTGGCGGTGCTGGGCTTGAGCCTGATGCAGGCGGCCTACGCGGCGGAGATCATCCGCGGTGGCCTGATCGGCGTGGAGGCCGGCCAGCATGAAGCGGCGGCGGCCCTGGGGTTGCCGGCGTCGCGGCGTATCTTTCGCATCATCCTGCCCCAGGCGCTGCGCTCGATCCTGCCGTCGGGGTTCAATGAAATCATCGGCCTGGTCAAGGGCACCTCCATCGTCTACGTGCTGGCCTTGCCCGAGCTGTTCTACACCGTGCAGGTCATCTACAACCGCACCCAGGCGGTAATTCCGCTGCTGATCGTCGCCACCGTCTGGTACCTGATCATCACCACCGTGCTCACCAGCGCCCAGTACTACGTCGAACGCCACTTTGCCCGCGGCACCGCCCGGGTGCTGCCGCCGACGCCGTTGCAGCGCCTGCGCCGCTGGTTCAAGGAGAAGGCCCATGGCTGA